In Kordia antarctica, the following proteins share a genomic window:
- a CDS encoding TonB-dependent receptor → MPTLSKHISSCILLLLGFSTTVFAQFSVSGIVIDQSNTIPLANATITDFDTKVSVQSDAKGKFSIITKTIDVRLVISYKGYQTQIIQISSGENPIIALYATSNALDEIVINANTINQKLQKASEAITIVTSSEINSENTVQLAPILNRVPGVYMQSGSLNTNRITIRGIGARSPFGTANIRAYYADIPLTDGNGESAIEDLELASISRMEIHKGPSSSSYGVGLGGTILLYPEYAKFNASSANIYSTIGSYGLFRTVAKLSHGGEKANVNVIYSNTHSDGYRDNNSLDKATATITANWFIDDKNELSFIGNYTSLKAFIPSSLNREDYENSPRNAATFWKNARGFEDFKKTLFGINWKHDYNETYTQKTSVFTSFNNNYEPRPFNILEEKASTFGVRTRLLATKNFDESSLKWSVGGELFFNNYNGKQFDNLYQDFPDGTGSVAGDILSNIDENRNYFNLFAEAIYTRKKLSISLGLHLNQTNYTVENQINTSEGEQAYKFDAIISPKLGINYEVSNNFNLFGSVAHGFSTPTTEETLLPNGVFNPNIKAARGWNFEIGSRFHTTNRKLSGSVSIYTMAVSDLLVNRRTETDQNITLNAGKTSHNGIEAAIRYELFKSEHFTLNSHVNASINDYTFKEFTETTANFSGNDLTGVPKSVVNLGIEITTTKGFYGRLDFQAVGKMPANDENSVYSEAFELLNGKIGYQNTIGSQFSYDISLGANNIFDTKYVSQLQVNAFGNDTNARYFYPGLPLNAYGGIQLNYRF, encoded by the coding sequence TTGCCAACACTATCCAAACACATTAGTTCCTGTATTCTACTACTTTTAGGATTTTCAACAACTGTATTTGCGCAGTTTTCCGTTTCCGGAATTGTCATAGATCAATCCAATACAATTCCCTTAGCCAATGCGACAATCACAGATTTTGATACGAAAGTAAGTGTGCAATCTGATGCTAAAGGAAAATTTTCAATCATAACTAAAACAATTGATGTTCGGTTAGTTATTTCATATAAAGGTTATCAAACACAAATTATACAAATCTCATCTGGAGAAAATCCAATCATTGCGTTGTATGCAACTTCAAATGCATTGGACGAAATTGTGATCAACGCGAATACAATCAATCAAAAACTTCAGAAAGCTTCGGAAGCTATTACAATTGTTACTTCATCAGAAATTAACAGTGAAAATACAGTACAATTAGCTCCAATATTAAACAGAGTTCCCGGTGTTTATATGCAAAGTGGTTCGTTAAATACAAACAGAATCACAATCAGAGGAATTGGCGCAAGAAGTCCTTTTGGAACGGCAAACATTCGTGCATATTATGCAGACATTCCATTAACAGACGGAAATGGCGAATCGGCAATTGAAGACTTAGAATTGGCTTCTATTTCGCGCATGGAAATTCACAAAGGTCCGTCTTCAAGTAGTTATGGCGTTGGTTTAGGCGGAACAATTTTGTTATATCCTGAATATGCAAAATTTAATGCGTCAAGCGCGAATATATACAGCACGATTGGAAGTTACGGATTATTCAGAACCGTTGCCAAACTCTCGCATGGTGGCGAAAAAGCGAATGTAAACGTTATTTATAGCAACACACATTCCGATGGTTATCGTGATAACAATTCCTTAGACAAAGCAACTGCGACAATAACAGCTAATTGGTTTATAGATGATAAAAATGAACTTTCGTTTATCGGAAACTACACAAGTCTTAAAGCGTTTATTCCAAGTTCATTAAATAGAGAAGATTACGAAAACTCACCAAGAAATGCCGCAACTTTCTGGAAAAATGCACGTGGTTTTGAAGATTTCAAAAAAACACTATTTGGCATAAACTGGAAACATGATTACAACGAAACATACACACAAAAAACGAGTGTTTTTACAAGTTTCAATAACAATTACGAACCGAGACCTTTCAATATTTTGGAAGAAAAAGCAAGTACTTTTGGCGTACGAACACGTTTATTAGCAACAAAAAACTTTGATGAAAGTTCACTAAAATGGTCGGTTGGCGGCGAATTGTTTTTCAATAATTACAATGGAAAGCAATTTGACAATTTATACCAAGATTTCCCTGATGGAACAGGAAGTGTTGCAGGCGATATCTTATCAAACATAGACGAAAACAGAAACTATTTCAATCTCTTTGCGGAAGCAATTTATACACGAAAAAAACTGTCAATTAGCTTAGGATTACATTTAAATCAAACCAACTATACAGTTGAAAATCAAATTAATACTTCGGAAGGTGAACAAGCGTATAAATTTGACGCGATTATTTCCCCAAAACTTGGAATCAACTATGAAGTTTCAAACAATTTCAATCTATTTGGAAGTGTGGCGCATGGTTTTTCTACACCAACCACGGAAGAAACATTATTGCCCAATGGCGTTTTTAATCCAAACATAAAAGCAGCACGTGGCTGGAATTTTGAAATTGGTTCTCGTTTTCATACAACTAACAGAAAATTATCAGGTTCAGTTTCCATCTATACAATGGCTGTGAGCGATTTATTAGTGAATCGCAGAACTGAAACAGATCAAAACATAACACTTAACGCAGGAAAAACTTCGCATAACGGAATTGAAGCTGCAATTCGGTATGAACTCTTTAAAAGTGAGCATTTCACGCTCAATTCGCATGTAAATGCAAGCATAAACGATTACACATTCAAAGAATTTACGGAAACAACTGCAAATTTTTCTGGTAATGACTTAACAGGAGTTCCAAAATCTGTTGTAAATTTAGGAATTGAAATAACAACGACGAAAGGTTTTTATGGACGACTCGATTTTCAAGCCGTTGGAAAAATGCCCGCGAATGATGAAAATAGCGTTTATAGTGAAGCTTTTGAGTTGTTAAATGGTAAAATTGGCTATCAAAATACAATTGGTTCTCAGTTTTCCTATGACATTTCGCTTGGCGCGAATAATATTTTTGACACCAAATACGTATCACAATTACAAGTAAATGCATTTGGAAATGACACAAATGCACGTTATTTTTATCCTGGACTTCCGTTGAATGCATATGGCGGAATTCAATTAAATTATAGATTTTAA